TTCATTCCCAACGAACCGCCTCGCTGGCCCAAACTGGCCAAGGTTATCCGCCAGATCGTCGAAGCATACGCTGCTGACGCCCGCAAGTACGAGCGCGTTGGTGACTGGGCAGAGCGCATTGGTTGGGAGCGTTTCTTCGAGAAGTGCGAACTGGATTTCTCCGAGCACATGATTGATGACTTCCGTGATCCCGCGTACTACACTTGGCGCCAGACCACGAACTTCAAGTTCTAGACTGGTCGCTGAGAATCGACAACCTATAGGGCCGACGCAAGTCGGCCCTAAACCATAAGAGAGGCGAGCATGGCAGATCCTAAAGAGATCGTGTTGGAGTTCATCCAGTCCAAATCCAAGCAGAAATCTAAGTTTTATTTCAATGACTTGGCCGCTCTTTTTCCCGATATGAAAATGCGTGAAGCCAAGAAAGTAATCAACCAGCTTGTGTCTGAAGGTGTTCTTGAATACTGGTCCAGCGGCAGCACCACCATGTACGGTGTTCCCGGCGCTGGAAAGCAGGCACACACAGAAGGCGAAGATTAAGATTTCCTGATGCCTGCCTCTTCACTGACGTGTCCTCGGATACTTGTTGCCGGCCTTGGTGGCGGTTCCGGCAAGACTATCGTCAGCTTGGGGCTGGCACGCGCCTTCACAGAGCAAGGTCTGACAGTTCAGGCCTTCAAGAAGGGTCCAGATTATATTGATGCCAAGTGGCTTGGTTTAGCCAGCCGCAGCATCACAAGCAATCTGGATCCTTTTTTATTGTCTTCCGAAGTGCTTCGGAATCTTTTCTGGTCCAGGTCGCAATCCTATGACCTGGCTTTGCTGGAAGGCAACCGGGGACTCTATGACGGCAAGGATGTGCTTGGGTCCTGCTCTTCTGCAGAGCTTGCTAAAGCGCTTAAGTGTCCGGTCATTGTCGTGGCCGATTGCACAAAGGTTACACGGACCATGGCAGCCATCATTCTCGGCCTGACCATGTTCGATCCTGAAGTGGACATCCGGGGCGTGATCTTGAATCGTACCGCCGGCGGAAGACATCAAAAAATTCTGCGGCAATCCATCGAGAAGTATACCGACGTGCAGGTCCTCGGCGTTCTGCCCAAACTTTCTGAAAATCCCATTCCCGAACGGCACATGGGGCTTATTTCCGATGCTGAATACAGCGGCGACCCATTTTCAGAGCTGGCCACTTTTTTGCGTACCCATGCAGACCTCGATGCCTGTCTGAATATCGCGCGTCAGGCACCTGCCGTCGAGATGGATCTGGCTCCGCTGTATCCATGCCCGCAAACAAACTCTCCAGTGCGCATCGGAGTCGCTCGGGACGCCGCGCTTTGGTTTTATTATCAAGAAAATTTCGAAGCGTTGCGCCACGCCGGCGCCGAATTGGTTGAATTCAGTCTTCTGACCGACCAGGAAATTCCTGCTGTTGATGCCGTTTATATGGGCGGTGGTTTTCCCGAGACCTTGGCCGAGGGCCTGACACGAAACATTTCCATGCGGCAATCGGTCAGGGAGCGCGTTCAGGAAGGCATGCCGCTGTACGCCGAATGCGGCGGACTCATGTACCTGAGCCGGGAACTTCACTATGAAGGCGTCCCATATCCCATGGCTGACGTTTTCCCCCTGGACACCAAGGTCTTCAAAAAGCCCCAGGGACACGGTTACACGAGCGCGCTCATTGCCACTGCCAATCCGTTCTATCCTCTGCAAAGCCGTCTGACGGGACACGAATTTCACTATTCCCGCTGCGTGGATACCAGCGGCATTGATTCCTTTGTTTTTCAGATTGAGCTTGGCCAAGGCATGGCCAAGGGGCACGATGGCGTCTTGTATCGAAATTGTCTGGCTGGCTATACGCATATGCATGCCCTGGGAAATCCCCTGTGGGCGAGCAATTTCGTCGCGGCCGCCCGACTTTACAGGCAGTACCGCAATGCCGGACAGGCTTGTCCTGATATCAGATTGAAATAGTCCACTTGACGTTCTCAGTAATTGTTATTAATAATTCTTCTCAAGAGAAACGGAGGTGAATTATGGGACAGTTACGAGCTTTCAAGGATCTGATAATCGATTGGGAAATGACTCCGGAAGATGCGGTTGCCATTTATCTGGAATGGGGAAACAACGGTTATCGCGGTGGCTATCAGTACGCGGTCAAGGGAAAGGAAGACCATTCTCACTACTTTGTCGTGAATACCTGGGATGAAAAGCCGATAGTAACGCTTTTATACCGCAACTCAGATGGGGCTGACGAACTCGCCGTGTTGCCGCTTCCCGAGAAACTGGCCAACCAGTTCATGAAGGAAGTTTACAACCACAAGGGCGTATATCCCGTAAACGCTGATGTGAAGCAGTGGCTTGAGAGTGAACTCTACAACTAGCTACTGAAATCATCTCGAAAATATCCTCGAAAAGCCGGCTCGTCCGGCTTTTCGCTTTTCCGGGGCATTGACTGTTTTGTACATGAAGCTAACCTAACTCAATCAGGTGGACGAGAATATGAGCAGGGCGCGGAAGTCAGGGATCAGTGGGTTGATATTCCAGAAAACGGAGAGAAAATGGCGATGAATGCATGTCAACGATG
The window above is part of the Deltaproteobacteria bacterium HGW-Deltaproteobacteria-18 genome. Proteins encoded here:
- a CDS encoding dissimilatory sulfite reductase-asociated protein DsvD: MADPKEIVLEFIQSKSKQKSKFYFNDLAALFPDMKMREAKKVINQLVSEGVLEYWSSGSTTMYGVPGAGKQAHTEGED
- a CDS encoding cobyrinic acid a,c-diamide synthase, giving the protein MPASSLTCPRILVAGLGGGSGKTIVSLGLARAFTEQGLTVQAFKKGPDYIDAKWLGLASRSITSNLDPFLLSSEVLRNLFWSRSQSYDLALLEGNRGLYDGKDVLGSCSSAELAKALKCPVIVVADCTKVTRTMAAIILGLTMFDPEVDIRGVILNRTAGGRHQKILRQSIEKYTDVQVLGVLPKLSENPIPERHMGLISDAEYSGDPFSELATFLRTHADLDACLNIARQAPAVEMDLAPLYPCPQTNSPVRIGVARDAALWFYYQENFEALRHAGAELVEFSLLTDQEIPAVDAVYMGGGFPETLAEGLTRNISMRQSVRERVQEGMPLYAECGGLMYLSRELHYEGVPYPMADVFPLDTKVFKKPQGHGYTSALIATANPFYPLQSRLTGHEFHYSRCVDTSGIDSFVFQIELGQGMAKGHDGVLYRNCLAGYTHMHALGNPLWASNFVAAARLYRQYRNAGQACPDIRLK